A single window of Haliotis asinina isolate JCU_RB_2024 chromosome 5, JCU_Hal_asi_v2, whole genome shotgun sequence DNA harbors:
- the LOC137284956 gene encoding uncharacterized protein — protein MSDESSVQEKASKLLGEDPSKSQIKVDRNEFAKLLHQVLAYKNLAMCIQSIAGENKKLKQRNEDLERTILKSNRKFSQMVIQDKGSRSSQVTPNEKKSRSLPSYFNFEDFSLMPSVAESRSLSHLQNQGSSEIPVPPVSLGKSVPSQAPSSLYVSNIGSSILTDSVLTRCSTDSRTKLKERGILHGSDQEVELEKTDPCKDEETGFSLKVDGDLRSLNVVPQFIHPTNLKPTSPVYTSLTSPSLSVSSDEQETVVRDDQSPQEEVHVVCPGVSRQYFDVVVKELAKSKQLIKQLLAKSQENPKDVMDTIAMKQMVHSLAVENERLKESNLYFRNLLVREATSENVNIPANTEILNFHDKVQKLERQLTLKNTALDQLNKQCEIWKRYGQKAMTSQYSAKTDETPLQTPMEHKFSQTETVCVESRSNQTEADDVSRRSQREEELTAMLTESRLSGQKLERLVGDVTLENQQVKEKLEMLTDHYLNLEQSYHQVLENMAELERNQDAAETRGRIKALELDIADKDKMLKDNTEEMKFLRYQIQSAQSDMGTLSQQKTRAEAMLKSQQERANQKETQLFTQCSKLQQQIHRLQNENEKLVMRLSTQTNVARVQPVMQHVSLEPTSMPVMSSKADMFPWQRGPKDVSLLTDSELASSDLNYSDSCLLKKQLSPEDEKYLCHHCLRTDFKDEKSFNQHMQRCGD, from the exons ATGTCTGATGAAAGCTCAGTGCAGGAGAAAGCCTCCAAACTTCTTGGAGAGGACCCATCCAAGTCTCAAATCAAGGTGGACAGGAATGAGTTTGCGAAGCTCTTGCATCAAGTTTTGGCTTACAAAAACCTGGCCATGTGCATACAGAGTATTGCAGGGGAGAACAAGAAGCTGAAGCAGAGAAATGAAGACTTGGAAAGGACAATTCTAAAGTCAAACAGGAAGTTTAGTCAGATGGTGATTCAGGACAAGGGGTCAAGGTCAAGTCAGGTCACACCTAATGAAAAAAAGTCAAGGTCATTGCCTTCTTATTTCAATTTTGAGGACTTCAGCCTTATGCCATCTGTTGCAGAAAGTCGGAGCTTGTCACACCTTCAGAATCAAGGTAGTTCAGAAATACCTGTTCCACCGGTTAGTTTGGGTAAAAGTGTTCCAAGTCAGGCTCCATCATCTCTGTATGTTTCCAACATTGGTTCAAGTATTCTCACAGATAGTGTCCTAACAAGGTGTTCCACTGACAGCAGAACTAAACTGAAAGAAAGAGGAATTCTTCATGGTTCTGATCAGGAAGTAGAACTGGAAAAAACAGATCCTTGCAAGGATGAAGAAACAGGGTTTTCTCTGAAGGTCGATGGTGACCTCAGGAGCCTTAATGTAGTCCCTCAGTTTATCCACCCAACCAACCTAAAACCAACGTCTCCTGTATATACATCTTTAACTTCACCAAGCCTGTCCGTGAGTTCTGATGAACAGGAAACTGTTGTCAGGGACGACCAGTCTCCGCAGGAAGAAGTCCATGTGGTTTGTCCTGGAGTTTCCAGACAGTACTTTGACGTTGTGGTCAAAGAACTGGCCAAGTCCAAGCAACTCATCAAACAACTTCTAGCCAAAAGTCAGGAAAATCCAAAAGATGTCATG GACACAATAGCCATGAAGCAGATGGTTCATTCTCTGGCTGTGGAAAATGAGAGACTGAAGGAGTCCAACTTGTACTTCCGCAACCTACTCGTCAGAGAGGCAACAAGTGAAAATGTCAACATACCTGCCAATACTGAGATCCTCAATTTTCATGATAAG GTTCAGAAGCTTGAGCGCCAGCTAACCTTGAAGAATACCGCTTTGGATCAACTCAACAAACAGTGTGAGATATGGAAGCGGTATGGTCAGAAGGCGATGACCTCCCAGTACTCAGCCAAGACTGATGAGACACCCCTGCAGACTCCA ATGGAACACAAGTTCAGCCAAACAGAAACAGTATGTGTGGAGTCCCGTTCGAATCAGACTGAGGCAGATGATGTGAGCAGACGGtcacaaagagaggaagaattgACAGCCATGTTGACGGAGTCTCGTCTCAGTGGGCAGAAGTTAGAAAGACTTGTTGGAGATGTGACACTGGAGAACCAACAAGTGAAGGAGAAACTGGAGATGCTCACAGATCATTACTTG AACCTGGAGCAGAGCTACCATCAGGTTCTGGAGAACATGGCGGAACTGGAACGGAACCAGGATGCTGCAGAGACTCGTGGACGCATCAAGGCCTTGGAGCTGGACATTGCAGACAAGGACAAGATGTTGAAGGACAACACGGAAGAGATGAAGTTCCTCCGATACCAG ATCCAGAGTGCCCAGAGCGACATGGGAACACTGAGCCAGCAGAAGACACGAGCAGAAGCCATGCTCAAGTCCCAGCAAGAGCGGGCCAACCAGAAGGAGACACAGCTGTTCACACAGTGCAGCAAACTACAGCAGCAG ATTCATAGGCTCCAGAATGAAAATGAGAAACTGGTGATGAGACTCTCTACTCAAACAAATGTTGCCCGTGTCCAGCCGGTGATGCAACATGTGTCACTGGAACCAACATCCATGCCTGTCATGTCGTCCAAAGCTGATATGTTTCCCTGGCAACGTGGTCCGAAGGACGTGAGTCTGTTGACAGACAGTGAACTGGCTTCTTCTGATCTAAACTACAGTGATTCATGTTTGCTGAAAAAACAACTGTCGCCAGAGGATGAGAAATACTTGTGCCATCATTGTTTAAGAACTGACTTCAAGGATGAGAAAAGTTTCAACCAGCATATGCAGAGATGTGGTGATTAG